A portion of the Lolium rigidum isolate FL_2022 chromosome 1, APGP_CSIRO_Lrig_0.1, whole genome shotgun sequence genome contains these proteins:
- the LOC124676695 gene encoding glycine-rich protein 2-like → MSERKTGSVKWFNSTKGFGFITQEDGGEDLFVHQSVIKADGYRSLNDGEAVEYVVVHGDDGRTKADEVTAPGGANLPGGPRPSDGGDRGGRGGGGYGGGGYGGGDRYGGGGGGYGGGGGGYGGGGGGYGGGGGGRGCYKCGEEGHISRDCPQGGGGGYGGGGGGYGGGGGYGGGGGGRGCYKCGEEGHISRDCPQGGGGGGGYGGGGGGGSGRGCYNCGEEGHISRECPKKSY, encoded by the coding sequence ATGTCGGAGAGGAAGACGGGATCCGTCAAGTGGTTCAACTCCACCAAGGGCTTCGGCTTCATCACCCAGGAGGACGGCGGCGAGGACCTCTTCGTGCACCAGTCCGTCATCAAGGCCGACGGCTACCGCAGCCTCAACGACGGCGAGGCCGTCGAGTACGTGGTCGTGCACGGCGACGACGGCCGCACCAAGGCGGACGAAGTCACCGCGCCAGGAGGGGCCAACCTCCCCGGCGGCCCTCGCCCCAGCGACGGAGGTGACCGCGGGGGTCGCGGCGGAGGAGGCTacggtggcggcggctacggcggcggcgaccgctacggaggtggtggcggcggctacggaggtggcggtggtggctacggaggtggcggcggcggctacggaggaggcggcggcggccgtggctgCTACAAGTGCGGCGAGGAGGGCCACATCTCCAGGGACTGCcctcagggcggcggcggcggctacggaggtggtggtggcggctacggaggcggcggcggctacggcggcggcggtggtggccgtgGGTGCTACAAGTGCGGCGAGGAGGGCCACATCTCCAGGGACTGTCctcagggcggcggcggtgggggcggctacggcggtggtggcggcggcggcagtggcCGTGGGTGCTACAACTGCGGCGAGGAGGGCCACATCTCCCGCGAGTGCCCCAAGAAGTCGTACTAG